The Schizosaccharomyces pombe strain 972h- genome assembly, chromosome: I genome contains a region encoding:
- the cdc1 gene encoding DNA polymerase delta small subunit Cdc1 — MVEVRHSIPCEETKRLELSLSQQTYSQQYASIYFARLTALRPRITEAASKKWPDKQRLERVLDVKSDEDCWVVATAYMTTALKPNVMNDVTQLHTIVTTTEESPYVSPEDAASGDIEYALEDDYGRIDCSGSFLYDAGVVTGVVLAVLGHEDEQGRFVVVDVCFPGIFSHSIPMTTDESQAQPEYIAAVSGLGLSNDGIEGIQVHQLVDFLRGTLPHVSSFSPSSIKRLIILGNCLAPSIEIADSASASVPIGKKKVKRYGYDTSAYNPNPTFQLDNFLDQVCSSIDVTLMPGPYDYSSTILPQQPLHPALLTKSKVWLGSSLQTVTNPTWLSLGNHFVLATSGQNINDLRKYHPKKSSLQCMENTLLWNHITPTSPDTLWCYPFTDKDTFVMEEMPDLYLCGNQPKFGCKTVINEGNRIQLVSVPEFRKTGVLVLINMHTLNVEIIQFRPMSVKAETPITS; from the exons ATGGTTGAAGTCAGACATTCAATTCCTTGTGAAGAAACTAAACGCTTGGAGCTTAGTTTAAGTCAGCAAACGTATAGTCAACAGTACGCCAGCATCTATTTCGCCCGACTTACCGCTCTTCGACCCAGAATCACAGAAGCcgcttcaaaaaaatggcCGGATAAACAGCGATTGGAACGCGTTTTAGATGTTAAGTCAGATGAAGACTGTTGGGTTGTCGCTACCGCTTATATGACTACAGCTCTTAAGCCAAACGTTATGAACGATGTCACACAACTTCATACAATTGTCACCACTACTGAAGAATCTCCGTATGTTAGCCCAGAAGATGCTGCTTCAGGTGATATAGAATATGCTCTTGAGGATGACTATGGCCGTATAGATTGTAGCGGAAGCTTTTTGTATGACGCTGGCGTTGTTACAGGAGTTGTTCTTGCAGTTTTGGGCCATGAAGATGAACAAGGTCGTTTCGTTGTCGTTGACGTTTGTTTTCCAGGCATCTTCTCTCATTCCATTCCAATGACTACAGATGAATCGCAAGCTCAACCAGAGTACATTGCGGCAGTCAGTGGCTTAGGTCTCTCAAATGACGGCATAGAAGGCATTCAAGTTCATCAGCTTGTAGATTTCCTAAGAGGAACACTTCCACATGTCTCTTCCTTTTCCCCTTCCTCCATCAAAAGGCTAATTATTCTCGGAAATTGCTTAGCACCTTCTATAGAAATTGCCGACTCCGCTTCTGCGTCCGTGCCCATTGGcaagaaaaaagtaaaaagataTGGCTATGACACGTCTGCTTACAATCCAAATCCCACCTTCCAACTAGATAATTTTCTTGATCAAGTGTGTTCCAGCATAGATGTCACTTTAATGCCTGGTCCTTATGATTACAGTTCAACTATCCTTCCTCAACAGCCTTTGCATCCCGCTTTACTTACTAAATCAAAAGTTTGGTTGGGATCTTCTTTACAAACAGTTACGAATCCCACTTGGCTTTCTCTTGGCAATCATTTTGTGTTGGCTACTAGCGGCCAAAACATTAATGATCTCCGAAAATATCATCCCAAAAAATCTTCACTTCAATGCATGGAAAACACTTTACTATGGAATCATATCACACCTACCAGCCCTGATACCTTAT GGTGCTATCCTTTCACCGACAAAGATACATTTGTAATGGAGGAAATGCCTGATCTATATCTTTGTGGTAATCAACCGAAATTTGGCTGCAAAACAGTCATTAATGAGGGAAACAGAATACAATTGGTTTCCGTTCCCGAATTTCGTAAGACTGGTGTACTTGTTCTCATAAATATGCATACGCTCAACGTAGAAATTATTCAATTCCGCCCCATGTCAGTCAAAGCAGAGACTCCAATTACTTCTTAA
- the msm1 gene encoding methionine--tRNA (Met) ligase has protein sequence MLRKGICRLIHQVSESSKKPYFLTTPIFYVNAAPHLGHLYSLVLTDAIARFQNLKPDVSVISSTGTDEHGLKVQTVAQTEGVSPLQLCDRNSKRFADLAVAANTKFTHFIRTTNPKHQASVQEFWKTIQKAGMISFERHEGWYCVSDETFYPESAIQKVVDPATKQEKRVSMETGKEVQWSSEMNYHFLLSKFQSRLIEHYNKNPNFVQPSIFHTQVLEELKTGISDLSISRPKQRLSWGIPVPGNSQQTIYVWLDALINYISVIGYPWLNEKSSLSAGWPANMHVIGKDIIRFHCIYWPAFLMAAGLPLPEKILVHSHWTMNKVKMSKSLGNVVDPFWLIEKYGVDTIRYYLLKRGRLTSDSNFDIEELEKDEEHDLRRSLGVLLSRLQSKKLFISNEIQKQWHKKDDFTEYEDIVHELIELPVVCAQSIDGGCVYEVINLVQSVLRRVTKLFQLKEPWKLSDDSQEKIDTLMLVAHSLRISGILLQPIMPTKSTELLDQLGIPKNQRSLQNATNVFEPTEFTFHSGNNSHLFDKRTQ, from the coding sequence ATGCTGCGCAAAGGGATTTGTAGGCTAATTCATCAAGTTTCAGAATCTTCTAAAAAACCTTATTTCCTTACAACACCTATTTTCTATGTCAATGCTGCACCTCATCTCGGTCACTTGTACAGTCTTGTGTTGACGGATGCCATTGCCAGGTTTCAAAATCTTAAACCCGATGTTTCCGTCATTTCCAGTACTGGCACTGATGAGCATGGTCTAAAAGTACAGACTGTTGCCCAAACCGAAGGTGTATCTCCTTTACAGCTATGTGATCGAAACTCAAAACGCTTTGCTGATCTCGCTGTCGCagcaaatacaaaatttacgCATTTTATTCGTACTACCAACCCTAAACATCAAGCATCTGTACAGGAGTTTTGGAAAACAATCCAAAAAGCTGGAATGATTTCGTTTGAACGCCATGAAGGATGGTATTGTGTGAGTGACGAGACGTTTTATCCAGAATCAGCCATTCAAAAAGTTGTGGATCCTGCTACAAAGCAGGAGAAAAGAGTCTCAATGGAAACGGGAAAAGAGGTTCAATGGTCTAGTGAGATGAATTACCATTTTCTTCTCTCTAAATTTCAATCGCGGCTAATTGAGCATTACAATAAAAACCCTAACTTTGTTCAACCGTCCATTTTCCATACTCAGGTTCTAGAAGAGCTTAAAACAGGAATCAGCGATTTGAGCATTTCGCGACCTAAGCAAAGACTCTCTTGGGGAATTCCGGTTCCTGGTAATTCACAACAAACTATTTATGTATGGTTAGATgctttaataaattatatcaGTGTCATTGGGTATCCATGGTTGAACGAGAAATCAAGTCTTAGCGCTGGTTGGCCTGCAAATATGCATGTAATTGGAAAGGATATAATCAGGTTTCATTGCATCTACTGGCCCGCTTTTCTAATGGCTGCTGGGCTTCCATTACCAGAAAAAATCCTTGTACATTCGCATTGGACAATGAACAAAGTTAAAATGTCCAAATCTTTAGGCAATGTTGTTGATCCTTTTTggttaattgaaaaatacgGAGTTGACACTATTcgatattatttattaaaacgTGGGAGACTAACGTCCGACTCTAATTTTGATATTGAAGAGCTAGAAAAAGACGAAGAACACGACTTAAGAAGATCTTTAGGTGTGCTACTTTCTCGATTGCAATCGAAGAAACTGTTCATTTCCAATGAAATACAGAAGCAATGGCATAAAAAGGATGATTTTACAGAATACGAAGATATTGTACACGAACTTATAGAACTTCCTGTTGTTTGCGCGCAAAGCATAGATGGTGGGTGTGTTTACGAGGTTATTAATCTTGTTCAGTCTGTTTTAAGAAGAGTCACTaagctttttcaattgaaagaaCCTTGGAAATTATCAGATGATTCTCAAGAAAAGATTGACACTTTAATGTTAGTAGCTCACAGCCTACGCATTAGCGGAATTCTCCTACAACCTATAATGCCAACCAAGTCGACTGAGTTATTAGACCAATTAGGAATTCCTAAAAACCAGCGCTCCCTACAGAATGCAACTAACGTTTTTGAACCTACGGAGTTCACGTTCCACAGTGGTAATAATTCTCATTTGTTTGACAAAAGAACTCAATGA
- the pvg2 gene encoding Golgi 4,6-pyruvylated galactose (PvGal) residue biosynthesis protein Pvg2 — MTKLWVNFFSQKLLRLLIPSIIVVFAFAALFAIYSPIQLGGINFYKRTNLFTVEELGEKELELSKTVTIDIYRKAMCMDDLEQSRKCTTFGLDPPISAHLFYTYNRDTGMNRVARQWNRRIPRVFHTIKGSNFIELSQFTAFEVELRVSHPNWAFVSWSHDDLNELVDKSYHNLHNAWSQLSREAKDQWGFLLGLYEYGGVWMSRSLQLKKNIDKFVYAAELSVKQFTENITSSTVEEFQPIFMAPKSLQYDFMIATPKHPFVLSLINELCKSEVLLKILSKRPYHGLDAAEALFAENRESITIREQEFFVNTYIDDGKVFVKNNPHIIFIPTEAFASTWDFLPSEESSEMCFADSPLFDPDYCISHSSKPDGNELAIYWSNSFDLITA, encoded by the coding sequence ATGACTAAACTCTgggtaaattttttcagcCAGAAATTATTAAGGCTTTTAATCCCATCAATAATAGTGGTATTTGCTTTCGCTGCTCTATTTGCAATATACAGTCCCATTCAACTTGGAGGCATCAATTTCTATAAAAGAACCAACTTATTTACCGTTGAAGAATTGGGcgaaaaagaattggaaCTATCTAAGACCGTTACTATCGATATATACAGAAAAGCAATGTGCATGGATGATTTGGAGCAATCGCGCAAATGTACAACGTTCGGTTTGGATCCACCGATTTCTGCTCACTTATTTTACACATATAACCGTGATACGGGTATGAATAGAGTTGCGAGACAATGGAATCGAAGAATTCCAAGGGTATTTCATACCATTAAGGGATCTAATTTCATTGAATTGTCTCAATTCACGGCATTTGAAGTCGAACTTCGCGTAAGCCACCCAAATTGGGCTTTTGTTAGTTGGTCACATGATGATTTAAACGAATTAGTTGACAAATCATATCATAATCTTCATAATGCCTGGTCTCAGTTATCGCGTGAAGCTAAAGATCAGTGGGGATTTTTATTGGGATTGTATGAGTATGGCGGTGTTTGGATGTCTCGTTCTTTAcagcttaaaaaaaatattgataaatttgtttatgcGGCGGAGTTATCCGTAAAACAATTTACAGAAAATATCACATCTTCGACTGTTGAGGAGTTCCAACCGATTTTTATGGCCCCAAAGTCCCTACAGTATGACTTTATGATTGCTACTCCTAAGCATCCGTTTGTTCTCTCTCTCATTAACGAACTTTGCAAGTCGgaagttttattaaaaatccTTTCTAAAAGGCCCTATCATGGTCTTGATGCAGCTGAAGCGTTGTTTGCAGAAAACCGAGAGTCTATTACAATTCGTGAGCAAGAATTCTTTGTCAACACTTATATCGATGACGGGAAAGTTTTTGTGAAGAATAACCCTCACATCATTTTTATCCCAACAGAAGCCTTTGCTTCAACTTGGGACTTCCTTCCTAGTGAAGAATCTTCTGAAATGTGTTTCGCCGACTCTCCCCTGTTTGACCCTGACTATTGCATTAGCCACAGTTCAAAACCGGATGGGAACGAACTTGCCATATACTGGTCTAATTCATTCGACTTGATAACTGCTTGA
- the Tf2-6 gene encoding retrotransposable element/transposon Tf2-type has product MSYANYRYMKARAKRWRPENLDGIQTSDEHLINLFAKILSKHVPEIGKFDPNKDVESYISKLDQHFTEYPSLFPNEHTKRQYTLNHLEELEQQFAERMFSENGSLTWQELLRQTGKVQGSNKGDRLTKTFEGFRNQLDKVQFIRKLMSKANVDDFHTRLFILWMLPYSLRKLKERNYWKSEISEIYDFLEDKRTASYGKTHKRFQPQNKNLGKESLSKKNNTTNSRNLRKTNVSRIEYSSNKFLNHTRKRYEMVLQAELPDFKCSIPCLIDTGAQANIITEETVRAHKLPTRPWSKSVIYGGVYPNKINRKTIKLNISLNGISIKTEFLVVKKFSHPAAISFTTLYDNNIEISSSKHTLSQMNKVSNIVKEPELPDIYKEFKDITAETNTEKLPKPIKGLEFEVELTQENYRLPIRNYPLPPGKMQAMNDEINQGLKSGIIRESKAINACPVMFVPKKEGTLRMVVDYKPLNKYVKPNIYPLPLIEQLLAKIQGSTIFTKLDLKSAYHLIRVRKGDEHKLAFRCPRGVFEYLVMPYGISTAPAHFQYFINTILGEAKESHVVCYMDDILIHSKSESEHVKHVKDVLQKLKNANLIINQAKCEFHQSQVKFIGYHISEKGFTPCQENIDKVLQWKQPKNRKELRQFLGSVNYLRKFIPKTSQLTHPLNNLLKKDVRWKWTPTQTQAIENIKQCLVSPPVLRHFDFSKKILLETDASDVAVGAVLSQKHDDDKYYPVGYYSAKMSKAQLNYSVSDKEMLAIIKSLKHWRHYLESTIEPFKILTDHRNLIGRITNESEPENKRLARWQLFLQDFNFEINYRPGSANHIADALSRIVDETEPIPKDSEDNSINFVNQISITDDFKNQVVTEYTNDTKLLNLLNNEDKRVEENIQLKDGLLINSKDQILLPNDTQLTRTIIKKYHEEGKLIHPGIELLTNIILRRFTWKGIRKQIQEYVQNCHTCQINKSRNHKPYGPLQPIPPSERPWESLSMDFITALPESSGYNALFVVVDRFSKMAILVPCTKSITAEQTARMFDQRVIAYFGNPKEIIADNDHIFTSQTWKDFAHKYNFVMKFSLPYRPQTDGQTERTNQTVEKLLRCVCSTHPNTWVDHISLVQQSYNNAIHSATQMTPFEIVHRYSPALSPLELPSFSDKTDENSQETIQVFQTVKEHLNTNNIKMKKYFDMKIQEIEEFQPGDLVMVKRTKTGFLHKSNKLAPSFAGPFYVLQKSGPNNYELDLPDSIKHMFSSTFHVSHLEKYRHNSELNYATIDESDIGTILHILEHKNREQVLYLNVKYISNLNPSTIMSGWTTLATALQADKAIVNDYIKNNNLNI; this is encoded by the coding sequence ATGTCCTACGCAAATTATCGTTATATGAAAGCAAGAGCAAAACGATGGAGACCAGAGAATTTGGATGGAATTCAAACATCAGACgaacatttaataaacctttttgcaaaaatattatcgaAGCATGTACCAGAGATAGGGAAATTCGATCCAAATAAGGATGTTGAAAGttacatttcaaaacttgatcAACACTTTACTGAATACCCTTCATTATTCCCAAATGAGCATACTAAAAGACAGTATACATTGAATCACCTAGAAGAATTAGAGCAACAATTCGCTGAACGCATGTTTTCTGAGAATGGAAGTCTTACATGGCAAGAATTACTCAGACAAACAGGGAAAGTACAAGGATCCAACAAAGGTGATCGTTTAactaaaacatttgaaggTTTTAGAAATCAATTGGACAAAGTTCAATTTATAAGGAAACTCATgtcaaaagcaaatgttGATGATTTCCATACTCGCTTGTTTATATTATGGATGCTGCCATATTCCTTAAGGaaattaaaggaaagaaattactGGAAATCAGAAATCAGTGAAATTTATGACTTTTTAGAGGACAAAAGAACAGCCTCGTATGGTAAAACTCACAAGCGTTTTCAACcgcaaaataaaaatctagGAAAAGAGTCcctttcaaagaaaaataacacCACTAATAGCAGAAACCTGAGGAAGACAAATGTTTCGAGAATAGAATACTCATCTAACAAATTCCTAAATCATACTAGGAAACGTTACGAAATGGTATTACAAGCTGAACTTCCAGACTTCAAGTGCTCAATACCCTGTCTAATCGATACGGGCGCTCaagcaaatattataaCAGAAGAAACTGTTCGAGCACATAAACTGCCTACCAGACCCTGGTCAAAAAGTGTGATATATGGTGGAGTTTATCCAAATAAGATTAATcgcaaaacaataaaacttAACATAAGTCTAAATGGAATATCAATCAAAACAGAATTCTTGgttgtaaagaaattttcgCATCCAGCTGCTATCTCCTTCACAACATTATATGACAATAACATTGAAATATCTAGCAGTAAACACACGCTCTCTCAAATGAAcaaagtttcaaatattGTCAAGGAACCTGAGTTACCAGATATCTATAAAGAATTCAAAGACATTACTGCAGAAACCAATACGGAAAAGCTACCAAAGCCAATAAAAGGGTTAGaatttgaagttgaacTAACTCAAGAAAACTACAGATTACCTATCAGAAATTACCCGCTACCACCGGGAAAAATGCAAGCTATgaatgatgaaattaatcaaGGATTAAAAAGTGGAATTATACGAGAATCTAAAGCCATTAACGCCTGTCCAGTAATGTTCGTTCCGAAAAAGGAAGGCACCTTGAGAATGGTGGTTGACTACAAACCTTTAAATAAGTATGTCAAACCCAATATATATCCGTTACCACTTATTGAACAATTACTTGCTAAAATACAAGGTTCtacaatttttactaaacttGACCTCAAAAGTGCCTATCACTTGATACGAGTAAGAAAAGGAGATGAACATAAACTTGCTTTTCGCTGTCCTCGtggagtttttgaatatctaGTAATGCCTTATGGCATATCTACAGCTCCAGcacattttcaatactttaTCAATACAATACTTGGTGAAGCCAAAGAATCACATGTAGTATGTTATATGgatgatattttaattcattcaaaatcggAATCTGAACATGTAAAACATGTTAAAGACGTTCTacagaaattgaaaaatgcGAACTTAATTATCAATCAAGCAAAATGTGAATTTCACCAATCAcaagtaaaatttatagGGTATCACATTTCGGAAAAAGGATTTACGCCTTGTCAAGAAAATATAGACAAAGTCTTACAATGGAAGCAACCTAAGAATCGTAAAGAATTACGACAATTTCTAGGTTCTGTCAATTATCTTAGGAAATTCATTCCAAAGACATCACAATTAACACATCCACTCaataatcttttgaaaaaggatgTACGCTGGAAATGGACACCAACACAAACCCAAGCGatagaaaacattaaacaATGTTTAGTTTCTCCTCCGGTGCTACGACACTTTGATTTCAGTAAAAAGATTCTACTGGAAACTGATGCTTCAGATGTCGCTGTAGGAGCCGTATTGTCTCAAAAAcatgatgatgataaatACTATCCTGTTGGATACTATTCAGCAAAGATGTCTAAAGcacaattaaattatagcGTATCGGACAAAGAAATGCTTGCAATCATTAAGTCTCTCAAACATTGGAGACACTATTTAGAATCCACTATCGaacctttcaaaattttaacagaCCATCGAAACTTAATTGGTCGCATTACTAACGAATCCGAGCCTGAAAACAAACGTTTAGCTCGTTggcaattatttttacaagacttcaactttgaaattaaCTACAGACCTGGATCAGCAAATCACATAGCTGATGCCTTATCCAGAATTGTTGACGAAACAGAACCAATTCCAAAAGATTCAGAAGACAATAGTATCAACTTTGTTAATCAAATCTCGATAACcgatgattttaaaaaccaaGTGGTTACAGAATATACGAATGAtacaaaattgttgaatttaCTAAACAATGAAGACAAACGAGTGGAAGAGAATATCCAACTCAAAGATGGCTTACTAATTAACAGTAAAGACCAAATCTTATTACCTAATGATACTCAGCTGACTAGgacaattattaaaaagtatcatGAAGAAGGTAAATTGATTCATCCAGGCATTGAACTTCTTACAAACATTATATTACGTAGATTTACGTGGAAAggaataagaaaacaaatacaagAATATGTACAGAACTGCCATACATgtcaaataaacaaatctagGAATCATAAACCTTATGGACCTTTACAACCAATTCCCCCATCAGAAAGACCTTGGGAATCTTTATCAATGGATTTTATTACAGCTTTACCAGAATCATCTGGTTATAATGCACTTTTCGTGGTAGTTGAccgattttcaaaaatggcaATCTTAGTACCTTGTACGAAATCCATTACAGCAGAGCAAACAGCTCGAATGTTTGATCAACGAGTTATTGCTTATTTCGGCAatccaaaagaaatcattgcAGATAATgatcatatttttacttccCAAACGTGGAAAGATTTCGcacataaatataatttcgTTATGAAATTTTCGTTACCATACAGACCACAAACTGATGGACAAACTGAGCGTACAAACCAAACTGTGGAGAAATTACTAAGATGTGTATGTAGCACACATCCAAATACATGGGTAGATCATATATCCCTAGTGCAACAATCTTACAACAATGCGATACATTCAGCAACTCAAATGACACCTTTTGAGATAGTACATCGCTATTCACCAGCTTTATCACCTTTAGAGTTACCTAGCTTTAGTGACAAAACTGACGAAAACTCTCAGGAAACGATCCAAGTATTTCAAACAGTTAAAGAACACTTGAATACAAACAAcataaagatgaaaaagtatttcgatatgaaaatacaagaaattgaagaatttcaaCCTGGAGACCTAGTTATGGTCAAAAGAACGAAAACAggttttcttcataaatcCAATAAATTAGCACCTAGTTTTGCAGGACCGTTCTATGTGTTACAGAAGTCGGGTCCAAACAACTATGAATTGGATCTTCCAGATTCAATCAAGCACATGTTTTCATCTACTTTTCATGTTTCTCACCTAGAAAAGTATCGACATAATTCAGAACTCAATTACGCTACCATTGATGAGTCTGATATTGGAACAATTCTTCATATCCTAGAACATAAAAACAGAGAACAAGTACTCTACTTAAATGTCAAGTACATTTCGAATCTAAATCCGAGTACTATTATGTCAGGATGGACTACATTAGCTACAGCGCTACAAGCGGACAAAGCAATTGTCAatgattatattaaaaacaataatctAAATATCTGA